One part of the Deltaproteobacteria bacterium genome encodes these proteins:
- a CDS encoding VOC family protein, with protein sequence MERVTGIGGIFLAAKDPERLRDWYRAHLGIDVQNWGGTVFRWAADDGKPAAGSTTWSISDGSYFEPSKSPFMVNYRVADLRALLAVLREEGCEVLEKVDESEYGLFGWVFDPEGNKIELWQPPEGQ encoded by the coding sequence ATGGAGCGTGTCACCGGCATCGGCGGGATCTTCCTCGCCGCGAAGGACCCCGAGCGGCTGCGTGACTGGTACCGCGCTCACCTCGGCATCGACGTGCAGAACTGGGGCGGCACCGTCTTTCGCTGGGCCGCCGACGACGGCAAGCCCGCCGCCGGCTCGACCACCTGGTCCATCAGCGATGGCAGCTACTTCGAGCCGAGCAAGTCCCCCTTCATGGTGAACTACCGGGTGGCCGACCTGCGCGCGCTGCTCGCGGTGCTGCGCGAGGAGGGCTGCGAGGTCCTCGAGAAGGTCGACGAGTCCGAGTACGGCCTCTTCGGCTGGGTCTTCGATCCCGAGGGCAACAAGATCGAGCTCTGGCAGCCTCCCGAGGGGCAGTAG